Proteins encoded together in one Lathyrus oleraceus cultivar Zhongwan6 chromosome 5, CAAS_Psat_ZW6_1.0, whole genome shotgun sequence window:
- the LOC127085678 gene encoding biogenesis of lysosome-related organelles complex 1 subunit 2 has product MQNVKKDEARDQKHDELAESLNDLFSSVATMIKSELQGTNNHLELVEKMNAKVAEEYKGFGDLASGLRVFVEQLKCKSGSFNEYVEQIDAIEKQVTEFEAVVSMLDKYVALLESKVQSDYQTKSPSS; this is encoded by the exons ATGCAAAATGTAAAGAAAGATGAAGCCCGAGATCAGAAGCATGATGAACTTGCTGAATCACTAAATGATCTCTTCAGCAGTGTCGCCACCATGATCAAATCGGAGCTTCAG GGGACTAATAATCATCTAGAGCTGGTGGAGAAAATGAATGCAAAGGTTGCAGAAGAGTATAAAGGGTTTGGTGATTTGGCTTCAGGGTTAAGGGTATTTGTGGAGCAATTGAAATGCAAGAGTGGTAGCTTTAATGAGTATGTCGAGCAGATTGATGCCATTGAAAAGCAAGTGACTGAATTTGAAGCCGTGGTCTCTATGCTTGATAAATATGTGGCTCTGTTGGAATCAAAAGTCCAATCTGATTACCAAACCAAAAGTCCATCGTCCTAA